In the Naumovozyma dairenensis CBS 421 chromosome 4, complete genome genome, one interval contains:
- the TIF4632 gene encoding translation initiation factor eIF4G (similar to Saccharomyces cerevisiae TIF4632 (YGL049C) and TIF4631 (YGR162W); ancestral locus Anc_4.56) — translation MTDQDGKQNEPQQEQQPLTSQPLSQGTVTSQTTSNTTNSYPTKSVNSYQKYNQVNGPGNEQQPTYSYGTNNNNYNGKPHRSNSNTSSNMNGNYYKQYQPVNGNGYTSKANRYNNPKNPATAQYYNNKYNNIPYNATQEQLNALQWKSYYGSQMMYMPQQMMSMANAQQMPMSPPSISATLATPTPVPSTPFQPKRKIEITTKSGERLDLKEIHQRKVNSNGSSIEPSDLSKESTPTSITQNEPVENPFLTSKKADTNENNTTTTTNNDTSPIPASSVDASNENDSKSNIEEEEKPSAEETRKLFLEQVRLRKESLERKKKGLDSPAFTPAPALTTPVSTATIETHPESEIPKEIETDVKEDIKEGIKEDVREEEDALETPDPSMPSMTFTELLEKLKKVDPIKDIYAFNYSKDVTSPDIKYKSTHVKYTYGPEFLLQFKDKINVTPDDEWKASTQSKIVIPPPRGYRGGNENTVRFGGNNNMTSSATGGRNDMRNPSMRNMDSNARINSRTSSKRNKSMRRAIAGGDDRRSNTGRSSYTPRRDRERTDTERYEDRHYNNSYRMEEKPKEEVAPFVPSANRWIPKSRVKKTEKKFAPDGVTELLEKSEVESKMKSLLNKLTLEKFDTISNDILAITEQSKWEKNGETLNLVIEQIFLKACDEPHWSSMYAQLCGKVVKELDPEIKDETNEGKTGPKLVLHYLVARCHTEFQKGWTDKLPTNEDGSPLEPEMMSDEYYQAASAKRRGLGLVRFIGFLYRLNLLTGKMMFECFRRLIKDLSDNPSEEILESVVELLMTVGKQFEHDTFRAGNATLEGCVLLDSLFQIIQNLIDTDTQISSRIKFKLLDVKELREKKHWNSDKQESGPKTIQQIHQEEEKARQLKMNSRTNSRRMNTSSSSNSHRQSYRKDYQSSSKDRFASGKTPSSRYTSKQPIKEKRPSAPAPSNMFDALMDAGEE, via the coding sequence ATGACTGACCAAGACGGTAAACAAAATGAACCGCAGCAAGAACAGCAACCTTTAACGTCCCAGCCTTTATCACAGGGAACAGTAACTTCCCAAACTACGTCTAATACTACGAACAGTTACCCAACGAAGAGCGTTAACTCATATCAGAAATATAACCAAGTAAACGGTCCAGGAAATGAGCAGCAACCTACCTATTCATATGGAaccaataacaataactaTAATGGTAAACCACATCGTAGTAACAGTAATACTAGTAGTAATATGAATGGAAATTACTATAAGCAGTACCAACCGGTAAATGGGAATGGTTATACTAGTAAAGCAAATAGATATAATAACCCTAAGAATCCTGCAACAGCACAGTATTATAACAACAAATATAACAATATTCCATATAATGCTACTcaagaacaattaaatGCACTGCAATGGAAAAGCTATTATGGCTCACAAATGATGTACATGCCACAACAAATGATGTCCATGGCTAACGCGCAACAAATGCCTATGTCACCACCTTCCATCTCAGCAACTCTAGCTACTCCTACACCAGTTCCATCGACACCGTTCCAaccaaaaagaaaaatcgAAATTACTACTAAATCTGGAGAACGTTtagatttgaaagaaattcatCAACGTAAGGTGAATTCGAACGGTTCAAGTATAGAACCATCAGATTTATCAAAGGAATCAACTCCTACATCTATTACACAAAACGAACCCGTTGAAAATCCATTTTTAACATCCAAAAAGGCTGACACTAATGAAAACAATACTACGACCacaacaaataatgatacatCTCCCATACCAGCCTCTTCTGTAGATGCGTcgaatgaaaatgattctaaatctaatattgaagaagaagaaaagcCATCCGctgaagaaacaagaaaactGTTTTTAGAACAAGTTCGACTACGTAAAGAATCCttagaaagaaagaagaagggaTTGGATTCTCCTGCTTTTACTCCTGCTCCTGCCCTTACTACCCCTGTATCTACAGCTACTATTGAAACCCATCCGGAAAGTGAAATTCCTAAAGAGATTGAAACTGACGTAaaagaagatataaaaGAAGGTATAAAAGAAGATGTAAGGGAGGAGGAGGATGCCTTGGAAACTCCTGATCCATCTATGCCTTCCATGACTTTTACTGAATTATtagagaaattgaaaaaggtAGATCCAATCAAAGATATTTATGCCTTCAACTATTCAAAAGATGTAACATCCCCAgatatcaaatataaaaGTACGCACGTCAAGTATACTTATGGTCCCGAATTCTTATTACAATTCAAAGACAAGATTAACGTAACTCCCGATGATGAATGGAAAGCATCAACTCAGTCCAAGATCGTCATCCCACCTCCAAGAGGTTACAGAGGAGGTAATGAAAATACTGTTAGATTTGGaggaaataataacatGACATCGAGTGCTACTGGTGGCCGTAACGATATGAGAAATCCATCAATGAGAAACATGGATAGCAACGCAAGAATAAATTCAAGAACTTCTTCAAAgagaaataaatcaatGAGAAGAGCCATCGCTGGTGGTGATGATAGAAGATCCAATACTGGAAGATCATCATATACTCCAAGAAGAGACCGTGAAAGAACGGATACAGAAAGATATGAGGATCGTCATTATAATAACAGTTATAGAATGGAAGAAAAACCAAAGGAAGAAGTGGCACCTTTCGTACCAAGTGCTAATAGATGGATTCCAAAATCAAGAGTAAAGAAGactgaaaagaaattcgCACCTGATGGTGTCACTGAGTTATTAGAGAAGAGTGAAGTTGAAAGTAAAATGAAGTCGTTGCTGAATAAATTGACTCTGGAAAAATTCGATACTATTtctaatgatattttggCTATTACTGAACAATCTAAATGGGAGAAGAATGGTGAAACTTTGAATTTGGTCATTGAACAGATCTTCTTGAAAGCATGTGATGAACCTCATTGGTCATCTATGTACGCTCAACTTTGTGGTAAAGTAGTCAAAGAATTGGATccagaaattaaagatgaaactAACGAAGGTAAAACAGGTCCTAAATTggttcttcattatttagTTGCAAGGTGTCATACagaatttcaaaaaggTTGGACTGATAAATTACCAACAAATGAAGATGGTTCTCCACTAGAGCCTGAAATGATGTCAgatgaatattatcaagCTGCTTCAGCAAAGAGAAGAGGTCTTGGGTTAGTTCGTTTCATTGGGTTCTTATATCGATTAAATTTGTTAACAGGTAAAATGATGTTCGAATGTTTCCGTAGATTAATTAAGGATTTGTCTGATAACCCATCTGAAGAGATTTTAGAATCTGTCgttgaattattaatgacCGTAGGTAAGCAATTTGAACATGACACTTTTAGAGCTGGTAATGCAACTTTAGAAGGCTGTGTCTTGTTAGATAGCTTGttccaaattattcaaaaccTTATTGATACAGATACCCAAATTTCTAGTagaattaaattcaaattgcTAGATGTTAAAGAACTGAGAGAAAAGAAGCATTGGAATAGTGATAAACAAGAAAGTGGCCCAAAGACAATAcaacaaattcatcaaGAGGAAGAGAAAGCTCGTCAGTTAAAGATGAATTCCAGAACAAATTCAAGACGTATGAATacgtcttcttcttcaaactCTCATAGACAGTCATATAGAAAAGATTATCAATCCAGTTCTAAAGATAGATTTGCTTCTGGAAAAACTCCTTCATCAAGATATACTTCTAAACAGCCTATTAAGGAAAAACGACCATCAGCTCCAGCGCCATCTAATATGTTTGACGCATTGATGGACGCTGGAGAAGAGTGA
- the TYW3 gene encoding tRNA methyltransferase TYW3 (similar to Saccharomyces cerevisiae TYW3 (YGL050W); ancestral locus Anc_4.55), which translates to MSVQNAFDQKKKSILHDLASIQPDLSPKGTVDELCLPIIHLINSHPDMVTTSSCSGRISVFAEGLKDHKNNVKVGGKGQGGAWLHVSHDEDNVLNWIDSVTGLDFSQNNNTLSARDLLANTRYILYKYEPFIIHVKCRNFEMAAKLYNTAMACGFRESGIGSNFLVAIRINIKMDIPIGYIDESENMKLFVSQDYIHILDKLTLIKFSENRRKMDDLYKKFNEELIEKDNVNSKESNKETKEERRERKRREGLKRQLEMKSESAQDTNQEQLDKKVVESIESVELTD; encoded by the coding sequence ATGTCTGTACAAAATGCCTTTgatcaaaagaaaaaatctaTTCTCCATGATTTAGCGTCAATTCAACCGGACTTGTCGCCAAAAGGTACCGTAGATGAGTTATGTCTTCCAATCATCCATTTAATAAACTCCCATCCAGATATGGTTACTACCTCGTCATGTTCTGGAAGAATTAGTGTTTTCGCAGAAGGTTTGAAAgatcataaaaataatgtaaaAGTAGGCGGTAAGGGACAAGGTGGAGCATGGCTTCATGTTAGCCATGACGAAGATAACGTGTTGAATTGGATAGATTCAGTTACAGGCTTGGACTTCTCTCAGAATAATAACACATTATCTGCAAGGGACTTGCTTGCAAATACGAGGTATATCTTGTACAAGTATGAACCTTTCATTATACATGTCAAATGTAGAAATTTCGAGATGGCAGCAAAACTTTACAATACTGCAATGGCATGTGGATTTAGAGAGAGTGGGATCGGATCAAATTTTTTGGTAGCAATAAGGATCAACATCAAAATGGATATTCCCATTGGTTATATCGATGAGTCAGAAAATATGAAGCTCTTTGTATCACAAGATTACATTCACATTCTTGATAAGCTAACACTAATAAAGTTCTCTGAAAATCGTAGGAAAATGGATGATCTTTATAAGAAGTTTAATGAGGAACTTATCGAAAAAGACAATGTCAACTCGAAAGAATCGAACAAGGAgactaaagaagaaagaagagaaagaaagagGAGAGAAGGACTAAAGAGGCAGCTCGAGATGAAATCGGAGAGCGCCCAAGATACAAATCAGGAGCAGCTGGATAAGAAGGTGGTAGAAAGCATAGAATCTGTTGAGTTAACCGATTAG
- the RIM8 gene encoding Rim8p (similar to Saccharomyces cerevisiae RIM8 (YGL045W); ancestral locus Anc_4.62), which yields MALLDILKKSKSSNCKIKNGANVVYHHTHSHSGLLSGNNVKLFYIKLDEPHRLWKPNEYIKGEVILDIKKDLTNIALRFSLISEIKVKLKSTGPTTNKKIEKLVEKSSFLYGSEGIQQETNNNAIPHADPINGLTKGEHRFPFRIKIPNGKHIFSSIKFEKGSIDYYLQCSLESLGINQHEKPISRCEQGFSVLVPLDVTNLPDIKTKTVVLQSYSMLSHRNGSQSNKLLTPEDASSSFTKFTNHSTNSKSSKSSSSSKVSKSSKELSLKTNEQQSHLNPNKIDKTVQISVDIGKSGYILGDLIPIHIAIQHYKECHHSAGLILTLVRICRIGNQNTSMETFRKDICQNIAPLYIDPETLQSNSTLYLKVPLDTLSTFTSFNKFFSFQYYVEVMVNLSRKNMVYTESNRIIGSGADDDDDSNGFIFNGNNNNNDNNNASTSNGNNNNGNTIRNKVTQGVENNINHIQKKVLKIVTQTENGKNNGSDNILNNQNDIESNIIYKDMVNVEKLKRLRNVTGMSIEIVVGTTKQPTQNITTQSTEASNLQTSTRNEYSSETNDLSESIVCHCHHSINGTQIPDWDVNEWLTSPMIDNPAPEYTPKEGTNEANLEDKQELERLRLQELESQPDDY from the coding sequence ATGGCTTTACTCGACATTTTAAAGAAGTCTAAATCTTCTAACtgcaaaataaaaaatggaGCAAACGTTGTTTATCATCATACACATTCGCATTCCGGTTTACTATCAGGTAATAATgtcaaattattttatataaaactGGATGAACCACATAGACTTTGGAAAccaaatgaatatattaaggGAGAAGTAATACTAGACATAAAGAAAGATCTTACAAATATCGCTTTGAGATtctctttaatttctgAAATAAAagttaaattgaaaagtacAGGtccaacaacaaataaaaaaatagaaaaattggttgaaaaatcatcattctTATATGGCTCTGAAGGTATTCAACAAgaaactaataataatgctaTCCCTCATGCTGATCCAATCAATGGCTTAACGAAAGGAGAACATCGTTTCCCATTCCGAATAAAAATACCAAATGGTAAACATATATTTAGTTCAATAAAATTCGAAAAGGGCTCcattgattattatttacaatGTTCACTGGAATCATTGGGTATAAACCAACACGAAAAACCCATATCCAGATGTGAACAAGGCTTCTCAGTCTTGGTACCTCTAGATGTCACCAATTTACCTGATATTAAAACGAAAACTGTAGTTTTACAATCTTATTCAATGCTTTCACATCGTAATGGTTCTCAATCAAATAAACTGTTGACACCAGAAGATGCCTCTTCATCATTCACCAAATTTACAAACCATTCTACTAATTCGAAGAGTTCTAAAAGTTCAAGTAGTTCTAAAGTATCAAAGAGCTCTAAAGAATTGAGTCTGAAAACAAATGAACAGCAATCGCATCTTAATCCTAACAAGATTGACAAAACGGTGCAAATTTCTGTTGACATTGGAAAATCAGGGTATATCTTGGGCGATTTGATCCCAATTCATATCGCCATACAGCATTATAAAGAATGCCATCATTCTGCTGGTCTAATACTAACTTTGGTAAGAATCTGTAGAATTGGTAATCAAAATACTTCCATGGAAACTTTCAGGAAAGATATTTGTCAAAATATTGCTCCATTATATATTGATCCTGAAACTTTACAATCAAATTCGACACTTTATTTGAAAGTTCCACTGGACACCCTTTCTACTTTTACatcttttaataaattcttctCATTTCAATATTACGTAGAAGTTATGGTTAATTTATCAAGGAAAAATATGGTTTATACAGAATCAAATAGGATAATTGGTAGCGGTGctgatgacgatgatgacAGTAATGGGTTTATATTTAATggcaataataataataacgataacAATAATGCTTCTACTTCAAAcggtaataataataatggcaATACTATTCGTAATAAAGTTACTCAAGGAgtggaaaataatattaatcatattcaaaagaaagTTCTCAAGATTGTAACCCAAACGGAGAATGGcaaaaataatggaagtgataatattttaaataatcagAACGATATTGAATCTAATATCATCTATAAAGATATGGTAAATGTcgaaaaattgaaaagactTCGAAATGTGACAGGCATGTCCATAGAGATTGTTGTAGGTACAACTAAACAACCAACTCAAAATATAACCACCCAGTCTACAGAAGCTTCAAATCTACAGACCAGTACTCGTAATGAATATAGTAGTGAAACAAATGACCTTTCAGAGTCTATAGTATGTCACTGTCATCACTCAATAAATGGAACGCAAATTCCCGACTGGGATGTCAATGAATGGTTAACGTCACCTATGATTGATAATCCGGCCCCTGAATATACTCCAAAGGAAGGCACAAATGAAGCCAACTTAGAAGACAAACAAGAACTGGAGAGATTAAGACttcaagaattagaaagCCAACCTGATGactattga
- the NSR1 gene encoding Nsr1p (similar to Saccharomyces cerevisiae NSR1 (YGR159C); ancestral locus Anc_4.61) has product MGKSTTKKDSKKVQKQKKEEKAAATSSSESSSSDSSSSSSESSSDSSDSESSDSESEKEEEKKEEKKDSSDSSSSSSDSESEKEEEKKESSKSDSESSSSSSDSDSGSDSSSDSESESDKEEKKESSKSDSESSSSSESDSESSDKKRKSEDVEEEESESKKQKTSGGEPATIFVGRLSWSIDDEWLKKEFEHIGGVVGARVIYERGTDRSRGYGYVDFEDKSYAEKAIQEMQGKEIDGRPINVDMSTSKPAGGNDRAKKFGDVPSEPSDTLFLGNLSFNADKDNIYETFSKYGEIISVRIPTHPETEQPKGFGYVQFSNIEDAKKALEGLQGEYIDNRAVRLDYSTPRPANPEGGFNRGGDRGGRGGRGGFNRGGDRGGRGGRGGFNRGGRGGSRGGFRSTGSNNAPLGRGRDTASFAGSKKTFD; this is encoded by the coding sequence ATGGGTAAATCAACTACTAAGAAAGACTCAAAGAAAGTCCAAAAgcaaaagaaagaagaaaaagcCGCTGCTACTTCATCTTCCGAATCTTCCTCCTCtgattcatcttcttcatcatctgaaTCTTCATCTGATTCCTCTGACTCTGAATCCTCCGATTCTGAATCcgaaaaggaagaagaaaagaaggaagaaaagaaggaCTCTTCTGATTCAtcctcttcatcttctgaTTCTGAAtctgaaaaggaagaagaaaagaaggaatCCTCTAAATCTGATTCtgaatcttcttcttcttcttctgattCCGATTCTGGTTCTGACTCCAGCTCTGACTCTGAATCTGAATCTgacaaagaagaaaagaaggaatCTTCTAAATCCGATTCTGAATCCTCCTCCTCTTCTGAATCCGACTCAGAATCCTCTGATAAGAAGCGTAAATCCGAAGAcgttgaagaagaagaatccGAATccaagaaacaaaagaCTTCTGGCGGTGAACCTGCTACAATTTTCGTCGGTAGATTATCTTGGtctattgatgatgaatggTTAAAGAAGGAATTCGAACATATTGGTGGTGTTGTTGGTGCTCGTGTCATTTACGAAAGAGGTACCGACAGATCTCGTGGTTACGGTTACgttgattttgaagataaatcaTATGCTGAAAAGGCCATTCAAGAAATGCAAGGTAAGGAAATTGATGGTAGACCAATTAATGTTGATATGTCTACTAGTAAGCCAGCTGGTGGTAATGACCGTGCTAAGAAGTTCGGTGATGTTCCATCTGAACCATCTGATACTTTATTCTTGGGTAACTTATCTTTCAATGCTGATAAGGATAACATCTACGAAACTTTCAGCAAATATGGTGAAATTATTTCTGTCCGTATTCCAACTCATCCAGAAACTGAACAACCAAAGGGTTTTGGTTACGTTCAATTTTCAAACATTGAAGATGCTAAGAAGGCTTTAGAAGGTCTACAAGGTGAATACATTGACAACAGAGCTGTCAGATTAGACTACTCTACTCCAAGACCAGCCAATCCTGAAGGTGGTTTCAACAGAGGTGGTGACCGTGGTGGACGTGGTGGTCGTGGTGGTTTCAACAGAGGTGGTGACCGTGGTGGACGTGGTGGTCGCGGTGGTTTCAACAGAGGTGGTCGTGGTGGTAGCCGTGGTGGTTTCAGATCAACTGGTTCCAACAATGCCCCACTAGGTAGAGGTAGAGATACCGCCAGTTTCGCTGGTTCCAAAAAGACCTTTGATTAA
- the RPT6 gene encoding proteasome regulatory particle base subunit RPT6 (similar to Saccharomyces cerevisiae RPT6 (YGL048C); ancestral locus Anc_4.57) has protein sequence MSTASVSNPTLRTYESGIKPYFDQQIQETELKIRSKTENLRRLEAQRNALNDKVRFIKDELRLLQEPGSYVGEVIKVVSDKKVLVKVQPEGKYIVDVAKDIDIKNLKPSQRVCLKSDSYMLHKVLENKSDPLVSLMMVEKVPDSTYDMVGGLTKQIKEIKEVIELPVKHPELFESLGIAQPKGVILYGPPGTGKTLLARAVAHHTDCKFIRVSGAELVQKYIGEGSRMVRELFVMARQHAPSIIFMDEIDSIGSSRVEGGSGGGDSEVQRTMLELLNQLDGFETSKDIKIIMATNRLDILDPALLRPGRIDRKIEFPPPTVAARAEILRIHSRKMNLTRGINLRKVAEKMNGCSGADVKGVCTEAGMYALRERRIHVTQEDFELAVGKVMNKNQETAISVAKLFK, from the coding sequence ATGTCAACTGCATCAGTTTCTAATCCAACTTTACGTACATACGAAAGTGGGATTAAACCATACTTCGACCAACAAATCCAAGAGACTGAATTAAAGATTCGTTCCAAAACTGAAAATCTACGTAGATTGGAAGCTCAGCGAAATGCCTTAAATGATAAAGTCCGTTTTATTAAGGATGAATTACGTCTTTTACAAGAACCAGGTTCATACGTTGGAGAAGTTATTAAAGTGGTATCAGATAAGAAAGTCTTAGTGAAAGTTCAACCAGAAggtaaatatattgttgATGTAGCTAAGGATATTGAcattaaaaatttgaagcCATCTCAAAGAGTTTGTTTGAAAAGTGATTCTTATATGTTACATAAGGTGTTGGAGAATAAATCCGATCCATTGGTTTCTCTGATGATGGTGGAAAAAGTTCCAGATTCCACTTATGATATGGTTGGTGGGTTAACGAAACAAATCaaggaaattaaagaagtcATTGAGTTACCAGTGAAACATCCTGAGTTATTTGAAAGTTTAGGTATTGCTCAACCAAAGGGTGTTATTTTATATGGTCCACCAGGTACAGGTAAGACATTATTAGCAAGAGCAGTGGCGCATCATACAGATTGTAAATTTATTAGAGTCAGTGGTGCAGAATTagttcaaaaatatattggGGAAGGTTCTCGTATGGTGAGAGAATTATTCGTTATGGCTAGACAACATGCTCCATCTATTATCTTTAtggatgaaattgattccATTGGTTCTAGTCGTGTAGAAGGTGGTTCCGGTGGTGGTGATTCTGAAGTTCAAAGAACTATGttagaattattaaatcaattagaTGGGTTTGAGACGTCTAAGGAtattaagattattatGGCTACGAATAGATTAGATATTTTAGATCCAGCGCTTCTTAGACCTGGTAGAATAGATAGAAAGATTGAATTTCCACCACCTACTGTTGCAGCAAGAGCTGAGATTTTAAGGATTCATTCTaggaagatgaatttgaCAAGAGGTATTAATCTAAGAAAAGTGGCGGAAAAGATGAATGGTTGTTCAGGTGCAGATGTTAAAGGTGTTTGTACAGAAGCAGGTATGTATGCATTAAGAGAAAGAAGGATACATGTTACCCAAGAAGATTTCGAACTAGCAGTGGGTAAAGTAATGAACAAGAACCAAGAGACTGCAATCTCTGTAGCCAAGTTATTCAAGTAG